One Brassica napus cultivar Da-Ae chromosome C4, Da-Ae, whole genome shotgun sequence genomic region harbors:
- the LOC106446880 gene encoding CASP-like protein 5A2: MNVSHASVHPVEDPPPATATPVENHPPRVRMDDIEGMPGTLLGVALRFFQFLFAAASLSVMAFTSDFPSVTAFCYLVAATGLQSLWSLALAAVDVYAIMVKRSLQNRRLVSVFAIGDGVTSTLTFAAACASAGITVLIDNDLNSCAQNHCVQFETSTALAFISWFAALPSFLFNFWSLASR, from the exons atgaatgTGAGTCATGCATCGGTGCATCCGGTGGAAGATCCTCCTCCAGCTACAGCCACGCCAGTAGAGAATCATCCGCCACGTGTTAGGATGGATGATATAGAAGGGATGCCCGGCACTTTACTCGGCGTTGCTCTTCGTTTCTTCCAGTTCTTGTTCGCTGCTGCTTCTCTTTCCGTCATGGCTTTTACTTCTGATTTCCCTTCCGTCACCGCCTTCTG CTACCTAGTTGCAGCCACTGGACTGCAGAGCTTGTGGAGTCTTGCACTAGCCGCCGTTGATGTCTATGCCATTATGGTCAAACGTTCCCTACAGAACCGACGGCTTGTGAGCGTGTTTGCAATTGGTGATGGG GTGACATCGACACTGACTTTTGCAGCGGCTTGTGCGTCGGCAGGCATAACGGTGCTGATAGACAATGATCTGAATAGCTGCGCACAAAACCACTGTGTTCAGTTTGAAACATCAACCGCATTAGCCTTCATAAGTTGGTTTGCTGCTTTGCCTTCTTTTCTCTTCAACTTCTGGTCTCTCGCATCCCGTTGA
- the LOC106446879 gene encoding double-stranded RNA-binding protein 2-like yields MYKNQLQELAQRSCFGLPSYTCLREGPDHAPRFKATVNFNGEIFESPQYCSTLRQAEHSAAEVALGALSNRGPSHSLAARILDETGVYKNLLQEIAQRVGAPLPRYTTFRSGLGHQPVFTGTVELAGITFTGDPAKNKKQAEKNAAMAAWSSLKQLAKETSSSMPESENSDELEQVIIARALINYRIKENIGSGSSSSAPVPFANKFFMQNLRPTSPQPSHATTSRILPFICPKPSSRTSRSVSAASVERAIAAALENRNYRPPQQRFAAATPGAAAAPPYVPMRHLRSPCNGIAPPVTIRNSVPVFSAPPPPCANTQQQQRPSVYVPSMMRNAAPVRIAPPVTIRTAVPVFASAPPQIRKEEALPVRKVNVQTSVKPVVQEREERALSLPDNLEIELEGSAKPVSETDRAALKDSKGEHQTVKERLENLKIW; encoded by the exons ATGTACAAGAATCAGCTGCAGGAGCTCGCGCAGAGGAGCTGCTTCGGCCTCCCTTCGTACACTTGCCTAAGGGAAGGTCCCGACCACGCGCCGCGTTTCAAGGCCACCGTTAACTTTAACGGCGAGATCTTCGAGAGTCCTCAGTACTGTTCCACTCTCCGCCAAGCTGAGCACTCAGCTGCTGAAGTTGCTCTCGGTGCCCTCTCTAACCGCGGCCCTTCTCACTCTCTCGCCGCTAGGATCTTG GATGAGACGGGTGTGTACAAGAATCTCTTGCAAGAGATAGCTCAAAGAGTTGGAGCTCCTCTTCCGCGTTACACGACCTTCAGGTCTGGTCTTGGCCACCAGCCCGTGTTTACTGGCACCGTTGAGTTAGCTGGAATCACGTTCACCGGAGATCCCGCTAAGAACAAGAAGCAAGCAGAGAAGAATGCTGCTATGGCTGCTTGGTCTTCCCTTAAACAAC TGGCGAAAGAGACTTCAAGCTCAATGCCTGAGAGTGAGAACAGTGACGAGCTAGAGCAGGTGATAATAGCAAGAGCCTTGATAAACTACCGTATCAAGGAAAACATTGGCAGTGGAAGCTCCTCGAGTGCGCCGGTTCCGTTTGCGAACAAGTTCTTCATGCAGAACCTTAGACCGACGAGTCCACAGCCTTCTCATGCAACCACATCGAGGATCTTACCCTTCATCTGCCCAAAGCCTTCGTCTAGAACCTCCAGATCCGTATCAGCAGCATCCGTCGAAAGAGCCATTGCAGCCGCTTTGGAAAACCGCAACTACAGGCCTCCGCAGCAGAGATTCGCTGCAGCAACTCCGGGAGCGGCAGCAGCGCCTCCTTATGTTCCCATGAGGCATTTGAGATCACCATGCAACGGGATCGCTCCGCCTGTGACGATCAGAAACTCTGTACCGGTCTTCTCTGCACCTCCTCCACCTTGTGCAAACACTCAACAGCAGCAGCGACCTTCTGTGTATGTACCATCGATGATGCGCAATGCAGCGCCTGTGAGGATCGCGCCTCCTGTCACGATTAGAACTGCGGTGCCTGTTTTTGCTTCAGCCCCACCACAGATCAGAAAGGAAGAGGCTTTACCTGTTAGGAAAGTGAATGTCCAGACCTCTGTGAAGCCTGTGGTCCAGGAAAGAGAGGAAAGAGCTCTAAGCTTGCCTGATAATCTTGAAATCGAGTTAGAAGGAAGTGCTAAACCAGTTTCAGAAACGGATAGAGCAGCATTGAAGGATTCTAAGGGAGAGCATCAGACAGTGAAAGAGAGACTGGAGAATCTCAAAATCTGGTAG
- the BNAC04G39750D gene encoding uncharacterized protein BNAC04G39750D, whose amino-acid sequence MATSKCYYPRPSHRFFSTDQHVSSPSDFELDEWDLFNTGSDSASGFTFSDLTITSDRTGANRKPRGGSVSEKFAGSAASSLPVNVPDWSKILGEESPRRQTSNEEYDGDEVAACGGETRRVPPHELLASRRMASFSVHEGAGRTLKGRDLSRVRNTIFKIRGIED is encoded by the coding sequence ATGGCGACGAGCAAATGCTACTACCCCCGGCCAAGCCACCGATTCTTCTCCACCGACCAACACGTCTCTTCTCCTTCCGACTTCGAGCTCGACGAGTGGGACCTCTTCAACACCGGTTCAGATTCTGCTTCCGGTTTCACCTTCAGTGACCTTACAATCACCTCCGATCGAACCGGAGCTAACCGGAAGCCTCGCGGTGGTTCGGTTTCGGAGAAATTTGCCGGTTCAGCTGCGTCTTCTCTCCCGGTCAACGTGCCTGACTGGTCCAAGATCCTCGGGGAAGAGAGTCCACGGAGGCAGACTTCGAACGAGGAATACGACGGTGACGAAGTTGCTGCATGCGGTGGAGAGACACGGCGGGTGCCGCCGCATGAGTTGCTTGCGAGCCGGAGGATGGCTTCGTTTTCGGTTCACGAAGGTGCTGGGAGGACGTTGAAAGGGAGAGATCTGAGTAGGGTGCGAaatactattttcaaaattagaggGATCGAAGATTAA
- the LOC106446884 gene encoding UDP-glycosyltransferase 71B2 — protein MKLELVLIPSASHGHLPPFVELSKLLVDGHDDLSITVIVIPPRQELRTPSLSSYISSLSTMPRDRIRFIFLSDADRLNSPNTEPDFRSYSERYKPAVKATVAKLNDPARPDLSKLVGFVVDMFCTQMIDVANEFNVPSYLFYPSSAAFLGLQVHMQYLCDVEKYDVGELRDSDAELEVPFLTRSLPAKCVPSVMLNKEWLSVVLSHARRFQETKGVLIDTFAELEPQAVKFISGGDSSLPEVYAVGPVGLGSVDDNQTDEVLRWLHDQPYRSVVFLCFGSMGGFSEEQAKEISIALERSDYRFIWCLRRAAPTGPPREFANLEEVLPEGFLDRTAEIGKVISWAPQRAVLASPAVGGFVSHCGWNSILESVWFGVPVATWPLYAEQQLNAFEMVEEMGLAVEIRNHFQGEYMAAAETNRELITAEEIERRIGCLMKQDSDVRDRVKKMSEKSHVAVMDGGSSHHALVRFIQDVTDNISSESCG, from the coding sequence ATGAAACTGGAGCTAGTCCTCATACCATCAGCTAGTCACGGCCACCTGCCGCCATTCGTTGAGTTATCTAAGCTCCTCGTCGACGGCCATGACGATCTCTCCATCACCGTCATCGTCATCCCTCCCAGACAAGAACTCCGTACGCCAAGCCTTTCCTCCTACATCTCCTCTCTCTCCACTATGCCTAGAGACCGCATACGCTTCATCTTCCTATCCGACGCCGATAGGTTAAACTCTCCTAACACCGAGCCGGATTTCCGTTCATACTCGGAGAGGTATAAACCGGCGGTGAAAGCCACGGTAGCTAAACTTAATGACCCGGCCCGACCGGATTTGAGTAAGCTTGTTGGGTTCGTGGTGGACATGTTCTGCACGCAAATGATCGATGTTGCAAACGAGTTCAACGTCCCAAGTTACTTGTTCTATCCTTCCAGTGCAGCGTTTCTTGGTTTGCAGGTTCACATGCAATATCTTTGCGACGTTGAAAAGTACGACGTGGGCGAGTTGAGAGACTCGGACGCTGAGTTGGAAGTCCCGTTTCTGACTCGCTCTTTACCGGCGAAGTGCGTCCCCTCCGTGATGTTAAACAAGGAGTGGTTATCCGTTGTTTTGAGCCACGCCAGAAGGTTCCAAGAAACAAAGGGTGTTTTGATAGATACGTTTGCTGAGCTGGAGCCTCAAGCTGTGAAGTTCATCTCTGGTGGAGATAGCTCTCTTCCTGAGGTGTATGCAGTTGGACCGGTTGGTCTAGGTTCGGTCGACGATAACCAAACGGATGAGGTTCTACGGTGGCTCCATGACCAGCCGTACCGATCCGTTGTGTTCCTATGCTTTGGAAGCATGGGAGGTTTCAGTGAGGAACAAGCTAAAGAGATATCAATCGCCCTTGAAAGAAGTGACTATCGTTTCATTTGGTGTCTTCGCCGTGCTGCACCAACGGGACCTCCCAGAGAGTTCGCAAATCTTGAAGAGGTTCTCCCGGAGGGGTTTCTAGACCGGACAGCGGAGATAGGGAAGGTTATAAGTTGGGCTCCACAGAGGGCCGTCCTGGCGAGTccagccgttgggggatttgtGTCCCACTGTGGTTGGAACTCGATACTCGAAAGTGTATGGTTCGGAGTTCCAGTTGCCACGTGGCCGCTTTATGCTGAGCAACAGCTGAACGCATTCGAGATGGTGGAGGAGATGGGGCTGGCCGTGGAGATTAGGAATCATTTTCAAGGAGAATATATGGCTGCGGCGGAGACAAATAGGGAGTTGATAACAGCGGAGGAGATAGAGAGAAGAATCGGGTGCTTGATGAAGCAGGATAGCGACGTGAGAGATAGAGTGAAGAAGATGAGTGAGAAGAGTCACGTGGCAGTTATGGACGGTGGATCTTCCCACCATGCTCTTGTAAGGTTTATTCAAGACGTCACTGACAATATATCTTCTGAATCTTGTGGTTAA